The genomic region GTAGAAACAATATTGAAAGGTGATGTTTATGCATCTGACTCTTTGTTATGGTATCCAAAGTATATTTATGAAAGTATTTCAAAGGATATTTGGATAGCAGACAATCACTCTATAGTACAATTAGACTCTTCGTTAGCTGTTAAGAAAAGATACCAGTTTTTTGAAAAAGATATTCCTACAAATTTCCAAAGATCATTTTCCATTATAGAGGATAATATCTTAGGATTGTATGTGCTTTCTGAGGCGGGGTATATCTATCATCTTAACAAAAGGACTTACGAATTTGAAGAGGTGATGTTATTATCTGAATTGGATAGAGTAAACCATGCTTTTTTTGATGATGGTATAATCTATGTTTCAACACAGTCGGGCTTTTTAGCATTACAATTAAATAAGTCTGGAGATGAAATATTATCACAGAAGGTTCTAATTAATGAATTTGCACCTTCTTGGGTAACCCCATTGTCAAATAATGAATGGTTGGCCAGTACATGGAATAAAGGGTTGTATTTGATTAATTCATCTACCAAAAAGCTTACTTATACTAAAGTTGATTTGGTCGATCAAAAAGTAATCTCTTCTGTTTATGTAGATCCTAGTGGAGAAGTTTGGTTGTCTACAGATAATGGGATGATACTTTTGAGGGAACAATACTTCGAGGCTCCATTTAGTGATCTGACTGCAAACTATATACAAGATATTCAGGAAATGGACGGACAAATGGTTTTTTCTGATGGTCGTAAAGTATATTTCTGTAAGGATGATCAGGTAGAATCAGAAATAGAGGTTCCTTCTAATTATGGAATTGTTCTTAGAATTCAGAAAGTAAAAGGAAAATATTGGTTTTCAACGAATATTGGTTTTTTACTCGTGTATAATAGTCAACATAAGTTAGTGGATATTATAGATAGTTCTTTTGAAGGCGGTGCGATTTATAGCTTTTTGGAATTTAATGATGAAATTTGGTACCTACAGGATCATGCAGGAGTTTATCGCCTAAATAAAAATAAGGAACCAATAAGTTATGGAAGAGAGAAGGGGGTAGAAAGTAAAATTAATATTTTACGAGTGATTGATGGAGAACTTTACGCAGGTGGTAATAGTGATGAAGGCTACCTTTTTAGATATAAACCAAGGATTGATCGTTTTAAAAATGTAAGCTACCCTTTGCTGTTCGATAAAAATATTGATGTTGGTGTAAACGATATTATTGTAGATAAGGATCAGTTTGTATTGGCTACTAATTTTGGTATTGCAAAAGTAGTGAAGGATACATTAATATTAATTGAACCTGAAAATTTACCTGTGGGTGAAGTGAAAGCGATCACAACAGACCCTAATTACAATGATGTACTTTGGATTTCTAATGCCAGAGGGATCGTTCGTCTGCAGAATTGGACAGATTATCTAATTTTTGATGAATTAGCAGGTTTACCTAGTAAAACGATGAGTTATCGTACGTTATTCATTCGAAAGAATGGACAAATTTGGGCAGGTACAGCTTCAGGTTTGGGAATCTCTGATAAACAGATAAAATTAAAGGCAACACCTAAACCTGTGTTTACTTATATCGGTAACGCTATTTTTATGTTTCTAGGAAAAGAAAACCCTGAAATATCTTCTTCTTCTTATATCGATTTTCAATTTGCCAGTTTGTCTTACCCAGGTAATCTTATTCAATACCAGTACCGATATAATAACGGTGATTGGTTGGATATTGGTTGGAATAACAAGCATATCATCTCTGGATTAGATATTGGAGAGTATGATCTAGAAGTAAAGGCAAAGCAAATTGGTGGATATGATTGGAGTGAACCTTCAAAGTTCCATTTCAACGTAACAGAAAAATGGTATAAAACAGTTTATGGGATTTTAGGGCTGATTTCTTTATTAGGAGGAATCGGTTTTGTTGCTTTTAAACTTTACGATGAAAAAGTACAATATGATAAGGAAGTACTGGAACAAATTGTAAAGGAAAGAACCAAACAAATCGAAAGTCAGAATAAAATTTTATCTAACAGAGAATTGATATTAAAGAAGCAAGTAGACAGGTTTAAGAAGGTCAACGATAAGCTTCAATACCAAAGAAATATCACTCATGAACGTTTACAATATGCTAAATCATTGCAGTCTGTTGTATTACCGTCTGCAGAAAAGCTAAATACATTTTTTAATGACTCATTCTTGATCTTTAAGCCTAAAGAAGTGGTGTCTGGCGATTTCTATTGGGTGAAATCTTTTGATGAGAATGTGTTGTATTTAGTATTATCAGACTGTATTGGTCATGGTATGCCTGGAGCTATACAAGCTTTGATCGGTATGGAATCATTAGGTCAAATTATCGATTCTCCTAGAAAAAGAACCAATGAGATCTTAGAAGAGTTAGATGATAAACTCAGTGAAAAGTCTAGCGAAGATCCAACATTGGTAGGTATGGATATTATGATCTTAAGAATTGAGAAATTCAAAGAAAATGTAAATCTATGCTTCGCGGGTGCCAAAAGACCGCTATTCTATTTTGAAAACAATGAATTCCACGAGGTAAAAGGAACCCGTAGGGCAATAGGTAACGAACCCAATCATGTAAAACAAAAAGGGTTTATTGAACATACCTTTATCATGCCATATGGAACACAATTGTACCTGACATCAAATGGCTATTACGACCAATTCAATAATGAGAAAAAACGTATTGGGATTGTGAAGTTTAGAAAATTGTTAGAAGAAGTAGCCATTGACCAATCTATGGAAGGTCAAAGAAAATGGTTACAAGATTATCTTGTAATGTGGAAATCCTCTGCAGAGCAGATAGACGATATCACAGTATTAGGAGTAAAAATATAAATTCTAATAAGGAACTTTTTTATTGTTTGAAAATAGGTTTGTGAAGAAACTGAAGAACGATGCTTGTTCCTTTTTGTATCTTTTCAATTCACGCAATAAAGCCCTTCCTTGAGATTTCGAAGTGATCACTAAATCAAACGAATCTTGAGGAAAGTTTTTATATGTAATTACTTTTCCCGCATGTTTTCCTCTTTTATAGGAAACTTGCAAATTATGTTCTTGTTTATCGTAGATTAGAAATTCTATCAACGATGATTTTTTAGGGATAATTTTTTCAACAAGTATTTCTCTCATGGTTTAGTAAATAAATGATAGTCGAGTAGGGAATAACTAATAGTTTATAGCGCGGACGTAAGCTTAATAAAAATAAGGTTTTTATGTCAAAAATACACATAAAAGTGTACTTATTTTCTGTTGTCGTCGCCCTCTAACATACTTAAATAGCTTAAATATCGTGATGTAGCTATTTTTCCTTCATCAACAAGTAGTCTTACATTACAGTTTGGTTCATGAGTATGGGTGCAATTGTGATATTTACAATCATGCATTGCTTCTCTGATTTCCGGAAAAAAGTGTCCGATTTCATTTTCCTCAATGCTCATAATACCTAATTCTTTAATTCCAGGAGTATCAATTAAATGCCCGTCATGTTTTTCTAATTCAAACATTTCGGCAAAAGTAGTCGTGTGTTTACCTTTCATTGCAAATAAAGATATCTCGTCTGTTTTTTGTTGCACATTTGATGCCAACTTATTCAGAAGAGTCGACTTACCGACACCTGAGTGTCCTACTAAAAGTGATGTTTTACCTTCGATAATTTCAGTTAATTCATCGAGGTTCTTGTCCTCTAATACTGAAATACGCAGACACTTATATCCTAGTGGTTCGTAAATTTGTTTGAGGTACTCTAAGTATTCGCGGTCCTCGTCTTCTAATAAATCATCTTTGTTAAAGACAATGTAAGTAGGCACATTGTATGATTCAGCAGCTACCAAAAAGCGGTCAATAAAGCCTAGCGAGGTTTTTGGAAGTGCTAAAGTTGCAATTAATATTGCTTGATCGATATTTGCTGCAATGATATGCCCATGCCATTTTTTTCTTGTAGACTGACGTAAAATAATGTTTTTACGATCCAATATTTCATGGATAATAACAGTGTTTTCTACTTCATCTTCAAGAGAATAGTGAACATAATCTCCTACAGCAACGGGGTTAGTTACTTTTAAACCTTTTAATTTCAGTTTACCTCTTAATCTACCTTTGTAAAACTTATGAGTATCGCGATCTTCAATAGAGTACCATAACCCAGTAGACTTTGTAATGATGCCAACCTTAAGGTCTGCTTGTGATACTTTTGGTGTACTCTTTTTCTTTTTTGATCCGCTTTTTTTCATCCGTTTTATTAAAGACTAACGATTTATATGAAGAGGTTTTCCTCCTAATTAAAATACAAAAATATTGTGTTAAACTGAATTTATAACAAACATAATAGGAATTAAATAATTACTGAAGTTGTTTTTTACAGTATGTGATGATTTTTTCAGTACTTCCTAGGTTTTCTTGTACATAACCTTTTGTGATTTTACCTGATTTTTTTCTGAACTCAAGATCAGAGTTTAGTTTGTTGAATATTGATAGACAGGAGTTTACGTCTGTAATACTGAATGTGCCTTTACGTTTTACTAATTCAATAGCTTCATTAAACTTCTTGAATTCTTTACCAATAACGATAGGAATCCCAAATGTAGCTGGTTCAAGAATATTATGAAGTCCTTCTTTAAAAGCACCTCCTACAAAGGCAAAATCAGCAAATTGGTAAAGAGAAGACAGCATACCTACATTGTCAATAATGAATAGGTTTTTGTCAATTATGTTTTGTTCGGTTGCTTCAGAAAAAAGAATAGCTTTTCTAGTAGAAAAAGTATCTTTTATGTGATTAATTTTTTTATCTGAAATTTCATGCGGGGCAACGATAATTTTTATATCCTCCAATTCAGATGCGACAAGGCGTAATGCTTCAATATCTCTAGGCCAACTGCTTCCTACAACTAAAGTAGTAGCGTCTTTAGAGAATTGTTCAGCTAATGGTATTTGTTTTGGATGATTACAAATCTCAGCTACCCTATCAAATCTAGTATCACCTGCAACCTCTTTATTATCAATGTTAATAGAAGATAGAAGGTCATAAGAATTTTGATCTTGTGTGAAGAAGTAATCAAATTGCTTCAACATATTTTGTTGAAACCCATCTTTATTTTTAAAGAAAGCTTGATCTTTTCTGAATATTGTCGAGAAGGATACTACAGTTGCATTTATAGCTTTAAGCGCTTTTAAGTAATTGTGCCAAAATTCGTATTTGACAAAGAAGGCTATTTTTGGTTGAATAGCATCAACAAACCTTTTGGTATTCTGTGGTTTGTCGAGTGGTAGATAATATATAAAATCAGCGCTATCGTAATCTTTTTGTACTTCATACCCACTTGGTGAGAAGAAAGTCAATACGACTTTATGAGTTGGAAATTGTGTCTTATATTCTTCAATAACAGGACGGCCTTGCTCAAATTCGCCTAGGGATGCACAGTGAAACCATGCGACCGTACTGTTGTTATTTGCGAAATCAGATTCAACTTTTTCTAATAAATTTTTTCTTCCTTCGACAAATAATTTGGCTTTTGGATGTAAATAGGAAGCAAGTTTCATTGCTCCAGAAAACGCCGTTGTTCCGAGATTGTATAATGTTTCTTCCATCATACCGCAAAAGTACATCAAAAACTTTCTTTGTAATACTTTTTCTCGGGCTGCTAACTAATATTTGTCAGCGTAAATAGACAAAACTTGTTTTAACTCTTTTCTCGCTAAAAAGATTCTGTTTTTTACAGTACCAATTGGAATACTTAAACGATCTGAGATCTCGTGGTATTTAAAACCTCTAAAGTACATCATAAATGGCTCACTGTATGTGTCATCAAGATTTTCAATTGCCTCGTTGATGTCATCCATTGCAAATTTTGAGTAAGCAGAATTTTCATGCTTTACATTAGTGCTATTGATGAAATGTAAGTTGTCTGATGTGTCGATAAAAGTTTTTTGACGAGCTGATTTTTGGTAGTTCGTTAAGAACGTGTTTCTCATAATCGTAAATACCCACGCTTTCATGTTTGTACCTGCCATAAACTTGTCCTTATTCGAGAATGCTTTCAGCATAGTTTCTTGAATAAGGTCTTTTGCATTTGCTGAGTCTTTAGTCAATTTGATTGCAAATGGCTCTAGAGCTGGTATCAAATACTGTAGTTTGTGATTGAATTCTATAACTGTCATGATTGAAAAATGTTAAAGTGGTGTTTTGTTTAACTTTATTGTATTGTTGTTAAAACAAATTTAAGGTAAAAAATGATTCAAGGCAATATTTTGTTTAATAAATTTCAAAAACAGTTAAACAAAATTATTTGTAAAGTCATATAAATATTAAAGTTTGGTGAGTTATTTGTTTGATTTTTAGCTGTTTATATATGAATTAACTGCTTTACGATTTATGTTTATTTTGTTTATTAATTCTCTCTTTTGGGGATTTTTTGGTCATCAAACAATTAACAGTCAAGCTACTATGTTATTACCTGATGAATTGTTTCTGTTTTTCAAAACTCATATTACTGATATTCAAAAAGGGGCGATACGCCCTGATCAAAGGAGAAGGTTGTTAGATGAGGAAGGAGCAAAACATTATATAGATGTTGAGCTTTATGATTCAATGTTTAAACAAACTCCTATTTATTTTGATGATGCATTAATCAAGTATTCTAATGATACTTTATTGAAAAGAGGAACTTCGCCTTGGAATATCTTTATGTATAAGCAGATGTTGACAAAGGCGTTTCAAGAAAAAGATCCCTATAAAGTTATTAAGTATGCTGCTGAAGTAGGACATTACTATGCAGATCTACATGTTCCATTACACACTACTGAAAATTATAATGGTCAACTAACTAACCAATTGGGAATTCATGCCTTTTGGGAAACAGTTTTACCTGAGAGGTATTATGATGAATACAGTTTGCAAACACATGAACCAGAATACGTCACACATTTTATGGATACCTTATGGAGTGTGATGAATGAATCTCATGATTTAGTAAAGGTGGTGTTATCTGAGGAAAAACGTATTTCACAACTGTTGCCTAATCAGAGTAAATTAGTTTTGAGAAGAAGAGGGGCAAGTCTTCAACTTTTACCTACTGATGAATATGCTTTGTTATATCATGAAGCAGTCGGGGAAATGGTTTCGCATAGAATGAGTTTAGCTATACAAAGGATTGCAAACCTATGGTTTACTTGCTGGGTAGATGCAGGACAACCTGATTTGATGGAATTACCTTATCAACCTCCGAAAAGAAAAAAGAAACATAAAGGAATCTAATATTATAGATAACACCTCAATTTTAATTATTTTCGTGGTCTTATTTATTCTTGAAATATCATGTTCAACAACTATTATTTTTTAAGACAACTCAGTCGTTCGTTAAAAGAACGTTTAGTGGGGATGACTTTAGGGGCTTGTTTTAGCCAAAGTAAAGACGAATTGATGATTGGCTTTTATAAAGGTGGTCGAGAACAATGGATCAGAGCTTCATTAATTCCAAATTTTAATCTACTTACGTTTCCTCTTGATTATCAGAGAAAGAAAGTAAATAGTATAGATCTTTTTAAAGATGCTATTGATGAAGAAGTGACTGATATTATACAATATGAAAACGAAAGAGCATTCCTAATTCAGCTGACATCAGGATGGGGGTTGTTGTTTAAAATGTATGGTAACAGATCAAATATTCTATTAACTCATGAAGGAGAAGTACATGCTGTTTTTCAGAAAAGACATATTGAAGATCAGAACATGGATATCTCTTCTTTGGATAGAGAATTGAATCAAACAAAAGAAGGATTTTTTGAAAATGGATTGAGAGGTAGTTTTCCTACTCTAGGTAGGGAAGTGCAAGGATATTTAGATACAAAAGGTTTTGAGGTACAGGATCAAGAAGCTCAATGGAACTTGTTGTCTTCGATGTTAAATAAGTTGGAACAACCTAATTATTATGTCGAAGAAAAAGACGATCAAGTACAGTTTCTTCTATTTAAATTAGACGATGCTACAACTTTATTTGAAACATCAGATCCAATTGAAGCCGCAAATGAATTTTATTTCCGTTTTTCAAAACGCTACTTTGTTGAAAGAGAAAAAGGTCCTTTAATCAAAGAGATTGATAAAAGATTAAAACAATCTAAAGGGTACTTGAAGAAGAATTACGCCAGGTATGAAGAATTAACTGAAAATGCCAGGTTTGAAGAAATTGCCAATATTATTATGGCTAATCTTCATGCAATTCCTCCAAGGACAAAAAAGGTGAAACTCTTTGACTTTTATAAAGATGAAGAAATTTCTGTAAAGCTGAATGAAACACTGACTCCTCAGAAAAATGCTGAGACGTATTATCGTAAAGCCAAAAACCAGAAGCTTGAGGTAAAAAATCTTGAGGCAAATATTCAGCAGAAAGAAGGAGAAATGGAAGAGCTGAAAAAGCATAGAGATGCCTTGAATGATTTAGAGATGGTGCGCGAAATTCGTAAATACATCAAAACAAATAACCTTCAAAAGCTTCAAAAGAATGAGCCAGTTTTCCCATTTAGAAAATTTGAATACAAAGGATTTGAAATTTGGGTGGGTAAAAATGCCGTAAATAATGATTTACTAACTCAACGTTTTGCACATAAAAGAGACTTGTGGTTACATGCAAGAGATGTGGCAGGATCTCATGTTGTGGTGAAGTGGAAATCAAAACAGCCCAACTTCCCGGTAGATGTAATTGAAAAAGCAGCTTCAATCGCAGCATATTATTCTCAAAGAAAAACAGATACGCTTTGTCCTGTGATTTATACTCCTAAAAAATTTGTACGTAAGCGAAAAGGAGATCCAGCAGGATTAGTAGTTGTGGATAAAGAAAAGGTGGTTTTAATAGAGCCAGCTCCTTTTTCAGAGACTTTAACTTAAAATTCCGCAGTATTTTTTCATATCCTGTAGAAGCGTTTAACTTTGTAAATTGAATTGTACTTAAAAGAAGATAAAATGAGTAACAAAAAAGAGCATTTGGCTTTCGGTAAAAAGAACTATATGTGGATGTTAATCGGCATC from Flammeovirga agarivorans harbors:
- a CDS encoding NFACT RNA binding domain-containing protein; this translates as MFNNYYFLRQLSRSLKERLVGMTLGACFSQSKDELMIGFYKGGREQWIRASLIPNFNLLTFPLDYQRKKVNSIDLFKDAIDEEVTDIIQYENERAFLIQLTSGWGLLFKMYGNRSNILLTHEGEVHAVFQKRHIEDQNMDISSLDRELNQTKEGFFENGLRGSFPTLGREVQGYLDTKGFEVQDQEAQWNLLSSMLNKLEQPNYYVEEKDDQVQFLLFKLDDATTLFETSDPIEAANEFYFRFSKRYFVEREKGPLIKEIDKRLKQSKGYLKKNYARYEELTENARFEEIANIIMANLHAIPPRTKKVKLFDFYKDEEISVKLNETLTPQKNAETYYRKAKNQKLEVKNLEANIQQKEGEMEELKKHRDALNDLEMVREIRKYIKTNNLQKLQKNEPVFPFRKFEYKGFEIWVGKNAVNNDLLTQRFAHKRDLWLHARDVAGSHVVVKWKSKQPNFPVDVIEKAASIAAYYSQRKTDTLCPVIYTPKKFVRKRKGDPAGLVVVDKEKVVLIEPAPFSETLT
- a CDS encoding zinc dependent phospholipase C family protein, whose amino-acid sequence is MFILFINSLFWGFFGHQTINSQATMLLPDELFLFFKTHITDIQKGAIRPDQRRRLLDEEGAKHYIDVELYDSMFKQTPIYFDDALIKYSNDTLLKRGTSPWNIFMYKQMLTKAFQEKDPYKVIKYAAEVGHYYADLHVPLHTTENYNGQLTNQLGIHAFWETVLPERYYDEYSLQTHEPEYVTHFMDTLWSVMNESHDLVKVVLSEEKRISQLLPNQSKLVLRRRGASLQLLPTDEYALLYHEAVGEMVSHRMSLAIQRIANLWFTCWVDAGQPDLMELPYQPPKRKKKHKGI
- a CDS encoding 3-deoxy-D-manno-octulosonic acid transferase; translated protein: MMEETLYNLGTTAFSGAMKLASYLHPKAKLFVEGRKNLLEKVESDFANNNSTVAWFHCASLGEFEQGRPVIEEYKTQFPTHKVVLTFFSPSGYEVQKDYDSADFIYYLPLDKPQNTKRFVDAIQPKIAFFVKYEFWHNYLKALKAINATVVSFSTIFRKDQAFFKNKDGFQQNMLKQFDYFFTQDQNSYDLLSSINIDNKEVAGDTRFDRVAEICNHPKQIPLAEQFSKDATTLVVGSSWPRDIEALRLVASELEDIKIIVAPHEISDKKINHIKDTFSTRKAILFSEATEQNIIDKNLFIIDNVGMLSSLYQFADFAFVGGAFKEGLHNILEPATFGIPIVIGKEFKKFNEAIELVKRKGTFSITDVNSCLSIFNKLNSDLEFRKKSGKITKGYVQENLGSTEKIITYCKKQLQ
- the rsgA gene encoding ribosome small subunit-dependent GTPase A, which produces MKKSGSKKKKSTPKVSQADLKVGIITKSTGLWYSIEDRDTHKFYKGRLRGKLKLKGLKVTNPVAVGDYVHYSLEDEVENTVIIHEILDRKNIILRQSTRKKWHGHIIAANIDQAILIATLALPKTSLGFIDRFLVAAESYNVPTYIVFNKDDLLEDEDREYLEYLKQIYEPLGYKCLRISVLEDKNLDELTEIIEGKTSLLVGHSGVGKSTLLNKLASNVQQKTDEISLFAMKGKHTTTFAEMFELEKHDGHLIDTPGIKELGIMSIEENEIGHFFPEIREAMHDCKYHNCTHTHEPNCNVRLLVDEGKIATSRYLSYLSMLEGDDNRK
- a CDS encoding KTSC domain-containing protein, whose product is MREILVEKIIPKKSSLIEFLIYDKQEHNLQVSYKRGKHAGKVITYKNFPQDSFDLVITSKSQGRALLRELKRYKKEQASFFSFFTNLFSNNKKVPY
- a CDS encoding SpoIIE family protein phosphatase — translated: MLLFFVGPKVSTFGQWHKVEYNELKGMQNPLVKSITKDSLGFVWAATDGGVIRFDGKEFLQINENIPSEYIKHIFTTSTGVTLASSDLGVFKINTTAYQPTVETILKGDVYASDSLLWYPKYIYESISKDIWIADNHSIVQLDSSLAVKKRYQFFEKDIPTNFQRSFSIIEDNILGLYVLSEAGYIYHLNKRTYEFEEVMLLSELDRVNHAFFDDGIIYVSTQSGFLALQLNKSGDEILSQKVLINEFAPSWVTPLSNNEWLASTWNKGLYLINSSTKKLTYTKVDLVDQKVISSVYVDPSGEVWLSTDNGMILLREQYFEAPFSDLTANYIQDIQEMDGQMVFSDGRKVYFCKDDQVESEIEVPSNYGIVLRIQKVKGKYWFSTNIGFLLVYNSQHKLVDIIDSSFEGGAIYSFLEFNDEIWYLQDHAGVYRLNKNKEPISYGREKGVESKINILRVIDGELYAGGNSDEGYLFRYKPRIDRFKNVSYPLLFDKNIDVGVNDIIVDKDQFVLATNFGIAKVVKDTLILIEPENLPVGEVKAITTDPNYNDVLWISNARGIVRLQNWTDYLIFDELAGLPSKTMSYRTLFIRKNGQIWAGTASGLGISDKQIKLKATPKPVFTYIGNAIFMFLGKENPEISSSSYIDFQFASLSYPGNLIQYQYRYNNGDWLDIGWNNKHIISGLDIGEYDLEVKAKQIGGYDWSEPSKFHFNVTEKWYKTVYGILGLISLLGGIGFVAFKLYDEKVQYDKEVLEQIVKERTKQIESQNKILSNRELILKKQVDRFKKVNDKLQYQRNITHERLQYAKSLQSVVLPSAEKLNTFFNDSFLIFKPKEVVSGDFYWVKSFDENVLYLVLSDCIGHGMPGAIQALIGMESLGQIIDSPRKRTNEILEELDDKLSEKSSEDPTLVGMDIMILRIEKFKENVNLCFAGAKRPLFYFENNEFHEVKGTRRAIGNEPNHVKQKGFIEHTFIMPYGTQLYLTSNGYYDQFNNEKKRIGIVKFRKLLEEVAIDQSMEGQRKWLQDYLVMWKSSAEQIDDITVLGVKI
- a CDS encoding sigma-70 family RNA polymerase sigma factor is translated as MTVIEFNHKLQYLIPALEPFAIKLTKDSANAKDLIQETMLKAFSNKDKFMAGTNMKAWVFTIMRNTFLTNYQKSARQKTFIDTSDNLHFINSTNVKHENSAYSKFAMDDINEAIENLDDTYSEPFMMYFRGFKYHEISDRLSIPIGTVKNRIFLARKELKQVLSIYADKY